One genomic window of Streptomyces spiramyceticus includes the following:
- a CDS encoding archease — translation MAGDMDNDRQVRRPGECGHRAVPHTADLRIEAWGASREQCLVEAVLGMVECFADLSGVRASAVRQMRVDEGSDDDLLAALLDEVIFRLEVHGEVPVDVEAETDDGGLDMRMAVTDVRSVPITGAVPKAVSWNELHLAPDPYGWSCAVTVDV, via the coding sequence ATGGCCGGTGACATGGACAACGACAGGCAGGTGCGACGTCCCGGGGAGTGTGGGCATCGGGCCGTCCCGCACACGGCCGACCTGCGCATCGAGGCCTGGGGGGCGAGCCGCGAGCAGTGCCTGGTGGAGGCGGTGCTGGGGATGGTGGAGTGCTTCGCCGACCTCTCCGGCGTACGGGCGAGCGCTGTGCGGCAGATGCGGGTGGACGAGGGCAGCGACGACGACCTGCTGGCCGCGCTGCTGGACGAGGTCATCTTCCGGCTGGAGGTGCACGGCGAGGTGCCGGTGGACGTCGAGGCGGAGACGGATGACGGCGGGCTGGACATGCGGATGGCGGTGACCGACGTGCGATCGGTGCCGATCACCGGTGCTGTGCCGAAGGCCGTGTCCTGGAACGAGTTGCACCTGGCGCCGGATCCGTACGGATGGTCCTGCGCGGTGACGGTCGACGTCTGA
- a CDS encoding SDR family oxidoreductase yields the protein MDTVLITGGTGHLGRDVVAALKSRYRVRVLARSRGQDPDVEWIKGDLATGAGVQDSVSGAQIVIHAATLSPAARRGYLLPSDFWRSPPQVDVDGTSRLLEEARKAGVAHFAYISIVGVDRSRIPYMLVKRAAEELVRAGGVPWSVLRATQFHWLADRMLGKASRMPLLAVPGALVTHPVDSRDFAAYVADRVQDGPGGDCEEFGGPEVLELRDLVRQWQQARRRRFRVLNAPAPARLQRAARDMTAPNGRLGETTWSDWLRTHQPE from the coding sequence ATGGACACTGTCCTGATCACCGGTGGGACCGGCCATCTCGGGCGTGACGTGGTCGCTGCACTGAAGTCCCGGTACCGGGTGCGCGTGCTGGCCCGGTCGCGCGGGCAGGACCCCGACGTGGAGTGGATCAAGGGTGATCTCGCCACTGGCGCCGGAGTACAGGACTCCGTTTCGGGGGCGCAGATCGTGATTCATGCGGCGACACTCTCCCCGGCCGCCCGGCGCGGTTACCTTCTTCCGTCGGACTTCTGGCGCAGTCCTCCGCAGGTCGATGTCGACGGCACCAGTCGACTGTTGGAGGAGGCCCGGAAGGCTGGCGTCGCCCATTTCGCGTACATCTCGATCGTCGGCGTCGACCGCTCCCGTATCCCGTACATGCTGGTGAAGCGCGCCGCCGAGGAACTGGTGCGGGCCGGTGGAGTGCCCTGGTCCGTCCTGCGGGCCACGCAGTTCCACTGGCTGGCCGACCGCATGCTCGGCAAGGCATCGAGGATGCCGTTGCTGGCGGTACCCGGCGCCCTGGTGACTCATCCGGTGGACTCGCGCGACTTCGCGGCGTACGTGGCCGACCGCGTCCAGGACGGGCCGGGCGGGGACTGCGAGGAATTCGGCGGCCCCGAGGTGCTGGAGCTGCGTGATCTCGTCAGGCAGTGGCAGCAGGCCCGCCGCCGGAGATTCCGGGTGCTGAACGCACCCGCGCCCGCACGTCTCCAGCGAGCGGCCCGCGACATGACCGCCCCGAACGGCCGCCTCGGCGAGACCACCTGGTCGGACTGGCTGCGCACCCACCAGCCCGAATAG
- a CDS encoding protein-L-isoaspartate(D-aspartate) O-methyltransferase produces MTHPGPDPTPEALVRAARAAGVTDERLLHAMRVVPRSAFVPASHRASAYTDAPIPISHSQVTTQPSLVAMMIDALGLTGSERVLEIGTGYGFQTALLARLATYVVSVERWPDMAEEARVNLADEGVQNVEIVVGDGTLGMAARAPYDAVIVCAAFPQVPPPLVGQLRIGGRLVQPIGPGGQEEVELYERTAHGLEHRGNVVRARFVRLFGAYGYPPRTPFGDAG; encoded by the coding sequence ATGACCCACCCCGGCCCGGACCCCACCCCTGAAGCCCTGGTGAGGGCTGCTCGCGCCGCCGGTGTGACGGATGAGCGACTGCTGCACGCCATGCGCGTCGTCCCGCGCTCGGCATTCGTACCCGCCTCGCACCGCGCATCGGCGTACACGGACGCGCCGATCCCCATCAGCCACAGTCAGGTGACGACGCAGCCCTCCCTAGTCGCCATGATGATCGATGCGCTCGGCCTCACCGGGAGCGAGCGCGTCCTGGAAATCGGTACCGGCTACGGCTTCCAGACCGCGCTGCTGGCACGCCTCGCGACATACGTCGTGAGCGTCGAACGATGGCCGGACATGGCGGAGGAGGCCCGGGTCAACCTCGCCGACGAAGGCGTGCAGAACGTCGAGATCGTCGTCGGCGACGGCACCCTCGGCATGGCCGCCCGTGCCCCCTACGACGCTGTCATCGTCTGCGCCGCCTTTCCGCAAGTGCCGCCCCCACTGGTCGGACAACTGCGGATCGGCGGCCGTCTTGTCCAGCCGATCGGCCCGGGCGGCCAGGAGGAAGTCGAGCTGTACGAACGGACCGCCCACGGCCTTGAGCACCGCGGGAACGTCGTACGGGCTCGCTTCGTCCGCCTGTTCGGGGCCTACGGCTACCCCCCGAGGACGCCGTTCGGCGATGCTGGGTGA
- a CDS encoding DUF429 domain-containing protein, producing MVAVLGVDACTAGWVAVELRDARFAGARLATDLRSLLREAEEARIGGGGVEVVAVDMPLGLLDTGWRRADAEAAALLGRLRGSVFRVPPSEVWQEEYYEDANRRCRELTGAGLSRQSWGLAVKLREANGCLADAGADRLFEVHPEVSFWALAGKTPLAHRKKSWAGQMARRSLLEAAGVVLPDELGDVGRVPPDDVLDAAAAAWSAQRIAQGRARPLPDPPQYDSRGRAVAIWY from the coding sequence ATGGTGGCGGTCCTGGGCGTCGACGCGTGCACGGCGGGGTGGGTGGCGGTCGAGCTGCGGGACGCCCGATTCGCTGGGGCACGCCTGGCCACCGACCTTCGCTCCCTGCTGCGCGAGGCGGAGGAGGCCCGGATCGGCGGCGGTGGCGTCGAAGTCGTGGCCGTGGACATGCCGCTGGGTCTCCTCGACACGGGATGGCGGCGCGCGGACGCGGAGGCGGCCGCCCTGCTGGGCCGGCTCAGGGGCAGCGTCTTCCGGGTGCCGCCCAGCGAGGTGTGGCAGGAGGAGTATTACGAGGACGCGAACCGCCGGTGCCGGGAACTCACCGGAGCCGGGCTGAGCCGCCAGAGCTGGGGCCTCGCCGTCAAACTCCGCGAGGCGAACGGCTGCTTGGCGGATGCCGGGGCCGACCGACTCTTCGAAGTGCATCCCGAGGTGTCGTTCTGGGCACTGGCGGGAAAGACACCGCTTGCGCACCGCAAGAAGAGCTGGGCGGGGCAGATGGCCCGGCGCTCGCTCCTGGAGGCCGCCGGCGTCGTCCTCCCCGACGAGCTGGGTGACGTGGGGCGCGTGCCGCCGGACGACGTACTGGACGCGGCTGCCGCAGCATGGAGTGCCCAACGGATCGCCCAGGGCCGCGCGCGCCCCCTCCCGGATCCGCCGCAATACGACAGCCGGGGCAGGGCTGTCGCGATCTGGTACTGA
- a CDS encoding DUF6183 family protein, with protein sequence MLFAAASTGGAYNSGGYGAYGRLAAWQSLAGLSGAAEGASAAEVEAGTGGATGTASGLPRSGSSTKPTEPHAQVACRQRDFWESVRALPAGSPPVRR encoded by the coding sequence GTGCTCTTCGCGGCGGCGTCCACGGGAGGCGCTTACAACTCCGGTGGCTATGGAGCCTACGGCCGCCTGGCGGCATGGCAGTCGCTTGCCGGGCTGTCGGGAGCAGCTGAAGGGGCATCGGCCGCCGAGGTGGAGGCGGGTACGGGGGGTGCGACTGGTACAGCTTCGGGGCTGCCACGGAGTGGTTCGAGCACAAAACCCACTGAGCCCCACGCCCAAGTCGCTTGTCGGCAACGTGATTTCTGGGAATCCGTACGCGCCCTACCGGCCGGATCACCGCCGGTACGACGCTGA
- the istB gene encoding IS21-like element helper ATPase IstB, with translation MAHKNTNLFPLLEVPLSRPASSPSSPSTMMTLGCALFATRWLQAPLYFGLVAAQGVYVYKFFNELWHLIDHVVSGRADETHVMLAVLKLVDVVMIANLLIMVIVGGYETFVSRIGLQGHRDQPEWLSHVNSNVLKVKLATAIVGISSVHLLQMFVDVHHTPQHDLLWGTVIHMAFIASAAILAYMSGPMASHESRGDSAHGPQSQQSPGLPRQRDGGAEEPGSAAEERIEAAGFPARKVLEMFDDSHLRSPDPQTLARLSKVDFVGRKGNVVFLGAPGTGKTHLAVALGVRACQAGHRVLFATAAEWAARLGDAKAAGRLTKELARLDDYSLLIVDELGYVPLEGEAPHLLFQLISRRYERASMIVTSDRPFGRWEEVFGDTGVASAAVDRLAHHAEVVTLDADSYRTRGLGPAEVAGRGAPGF, from the coding sequence GTGGCCCACAAGAATACGAATCTCTTCCCGCTGCTGGAGGTGCCGTTGTCCCGTCCCGCCTCGTCCCCGTCGTCCCCGTCGACCATGATGACGCTCGGGTGCGCGTTGTTCGCCACCCGCTGGCTCCAAGCACCTCTGTATTTCGGCCTGGTGGCCGCTCAAGGGGTCTACGTCTACAAATTCTTCAACGAGTTGTGGCATCTCATCGACCACGTCGTGAGCGGGAGGGCGGACGAGACCCACGTCATGCTCGCCGTCCTCAAGCTGGTAGATGTCGTGATGATCGCCAATCTGCTGATCATGGTGATCGTCGGCGGGTACGAGACCTTCGTCTCCCGGATCGGACTCCAGGGCCACCGCGACCAGCCGGAGTGGCTCTCGCACGTCAACTCCAATGTGCTGAAGGTGAAGCTGGCCACCGCCATTGTCGGGATCTCGTCGGTGCACCTGCTGCAGATGTTCGTGGACGTGCACCACACGCCCCAGCACGACCTGCTCTGGGGGACGGTGATCCACATGGCGTTCATCGCCTCGGCGGCGATCCTCGCGTACATGTCCGGCCCCATGGCTTCGCACGAGAGCAGGGGAGACTCCGCACACGGGCCGCAGTCGCAGCAGTCGCCGGGCCTGCCGCGGCAGCGGGACGGCGGGGCCGAGGAGCCGGGCTCCGCGGCGGAGGAGCGGATCGAGGCGGCCGGGTTCCCCGCGCGCAAGGTCCTGGAGATGTTCGACGACAGTCACCTGCGGTCGCCCGACCCGCAGACCCTCGCCCGGCTGAGCAAGGTCGACTTCGTCGGCCGCAAGGGCAATGTGGTGTTTCTCGGCGCTCCGGGCACCGGCAAGACGCACTTGGCCGTCGCGCTGGGTGTACGGGCGTGCCAGGCCGGCCACCGGGTGCTGTTCGCCACCGCGGCCGAGTGGGCCGCCCGCCTCGGCGACGCGAAGGCCGCGGGACGGCTGACGAAGGAGCTCGCGCGGCTTGACGACTATTCGCTGCTGATCGTGGACGAGCTGGGTTACGTACCTCTGGAAGGAGAGGCGCCCCACCTCCTCTTCCAGCTCATCTCGCGCCGTTACGAGCGGGCCTCGATGATCGTCACCAGTGACCGGCCGTTCGGCCGCTGGGAGGAGGTGTTCGGCGACACCGGGGTCGCCTCGGCGGCGGTCGACCGCCTCGCCCATCACGCGGAGGTGGTCACCCTCGACGCCGACAGCTATCGGACGCGGGGACTCGGGCCCGCCGAGGTCGCGGGGCGGGGAGCGCCCGGCTTCTGA